The following are encoded together in the Triticum dicoccoides isolate Atlit2015 ecotype Zavitan chromosome 6B, WEW_v2.0, whole genome shotgun sequence genome:
- the LOC119320169 gene encoding LRR receptor-like serine/threonine-protein kinase EFR encodes MHRSVAKLLALLLATAVFSVVAHAAGASCLPRERDALLAFKQAANDTYDVLASWQRRHKDCCRWWGVTCSKETGHVIELDFGYTLLDGKISPSLLSLEHLEYLNLNSTNLLGPDGTSLFPEFLCSLSNLRHLDLSWTLFSGRLPAQLANLSNLEYLDLSYTQFSGRLPAQLANLSNLEYLDLSYTQFSGRLPAQLANLSNLEYLDLSFTSLDGSNGFISCKNLRHLGLRATPLSGRLPPQFFILSKLEYLDLFETSMSGILPPQLGNLSNLRHLDLGYMQDIHISDISCSADMFLVANTIPSLKALILVNCSLPNANQSLTHVNLTKLEQLDLSSNYLGHRIETCWFWNLTSIKELTLDSTYLYGPFPDVLGVNCTILHSLALGLNQLSGQIPTLPRSLSEVDLSMNSLSGPLPSDFGAPYLTVLSLSSNYITGYVPRSICELQNLIFLDLSQNRFAGEFPRCSSMPNLAFLHLSNNSFSGSFPPLLQNCANLFSLDLAMNEFDGALPVWIGDLVNLRFLQLNHNMFYGHIPANITSLVLLQLFSLASNNISGSIPSSLSKLIAMTLKHPPRLESMLFKGTHAVDILSVVMMKQQELKFRGDAVINMVSIDLSLNHLTGEIPDEITSLNGLLSLNLSWNHLSHKIPVKIGDMKSLESLDLSRNNISGEIPTSLSDLTYLSSLDLSYNNLAGRIPTGRQLDTLYAEDPSMYDGNSRLCGPHLQRNCSGNSPLERRNQQRSENAYDPVMFFYIGLTSGFVVGLWLVFCALLFKRAWRHAYFRLFDKLCHKVYVFVIVIWGRINTKATAS; translated from the exons ATGCATCGCTCGGTTGCCAAGCTGCTCGCCTTGCTCCTAGCCACGGCCGTCTTCTCCGTCGTCGCCCATGCGGCTGGCGCGAGCTGCTTGCCGCGCGAGAGGGACGCATTGCTGGCCTTCAAGCAAGCCGCCAACGACACCTACGACGTCCTCGCCTCGTGGCAAAGACGGCACAAAGATTGTTGCCGGTGGTGGGGCGTCACCTGCAGCAAGGAAACCGGCCATGTGATCGAGCTTGACTTTGGTTACACCCTTTTGGACGGCAAGATAAGCCCTTCCCTGCTTTCTCTCGAGCATCTGGAGTACCTAAATCTCAACTCCACCAACCTACTTGGACCAGACGGTACTTCTTTGTTCCCAGAATTCTTGTGTTCTCTAAGCAACTTGAGGCATCTCGATCTCTCATGGACACTGTTCTCTGGTAGATTGCCTGCTCAGCTTGCCAACCTTTCAAATTTGGAGTACCTCGATCTCTCATATACACAGTTCTCTGGTAGATTGCCTGCTCAGCTTGCAAACCTTTCAAATTTGGAGTACCTCGATCTCTCATATACACAGTTCTCTGGTAGATTGCCTGCTCAGCTTGCAAACCTTTCAAATTTGGAGTATCTGGATCTCTCATTCACATCCCTGGACGGGTCTAATGGTTTCATTTCTTGTAAAAACTTGAGACATCTCGGTCTCAGAGCCACACCATTGTCTGGTAGACTACCTCCTCAGTTTTTCATCCTTTCAAAGTTGGAGTATCTCGACCTCTTCGAAACTAGCATGTCGGGTATACTGCCACCTCAGCTCGGAAACCTTTCAAACTTGCGACACCTTGACCTCGGTTACATGCAAGATATACACATATCAGATATCTCATG CAGCGCGGATATGTTTCTCGTGGCCAACACAATCCCATCTCTGAAAGCCCTTATTCTTGTCAACTGCTCACTTCCAAATGCAAACCAGTCGCTTACGCATGTAAACCTCACAAAACTAGAGCAGCTTGATCTCTCCAGTAATTATTTGGGCCACCGAATTGAAACATGTTGGTTCTGGAACCTAACAAGCATCAAGGAACTAACACTCGATTCAACCTATCTTTATGGTCCATTCCCTGATGTGCTAGGAG TGAATTGTACTATTTTGCATTCACTCGCTCTCGGTTTGAACCAACTAAGTGGCCAGATACCAACATTGCCGAGAAGCCTCAGTGAAGTGGACCTGTCCATGAACAGCTTGTCAGGACCTTTGCCATCAGATTTTGGAGCTCCATACCTTACAGTACTAAGTCTATCCTCCAATTACATCACTGGTTACGTTCCTAGATCTATCTGTGAGTTGCAAAACCTAATTTTCTTGGATTTGTCCCAGAATAGGTTTGCGGGAGAATTTCCCAGGTGTTCTTCGATGCCAAACTTGGCATTCCTGCACTTAAGTAACAATAGCTTCTCCGGGAGTTTTCCTCCATTGCTCCAAAACTGTGCAAACTTGTTTTCCCTTGATCTTGCAATGAACGAGTTCGATGGAGCACTACCAGTATGGATCGGAGACCTAGTGAACTTGCGGTTTCTGCAGCTAAACCATAACATGTTCTATGGGCATATTCCAGCTAACATCACAAGTCTTGTACTACTTCAACTATTCAGTTTGGCGAGCAATAATATATCAGGATCAATTCCGTCGTCCTTGTCTAAATTAATAGCTATGACCCTGAAACATCCGCCGAGACTTGAATCAATGTTGTTTAAAGGCACTCACGCGGTGGATATTTTGTCCGTTGTGATGATGAAGCAGCAAGAACTTAAGTTCAGGGGTGATGCAGTTATTAACATGGTAAGCATTGATTTGTCACTCAACCACTTGACCGGTGAAATTCCAGATGAGATAACTTCTCTGAACGGACTGTTGAGTTTGAATTTATCATGGAATCACCTGAGCCACAAAATCCCTGTGAAGATTGGGGATATGAAATCACTGGAATCACTCGACTTGTCAAGGAACAATATCTCTGGTGAAATCCCAACAAGCCTCTCAGATTTGACATATTTAAGCTCCTTGGACTTGTCATACAACAATCTTGCAGGAAGAATTCCAACAGGCCGTCAACTGGACACTCTGTATGCAGAAGATCCGTCAATGTATGATGGCAACAGTCGCCTTTGTGGGCCTCATCTTCAAAGGAATTGCTCAGGCAACAGTCCACTGGAGCGTAGGAATCAGCAGAGAAGTGAAAATGCTTATGACCCAGTGATGTTCTTCTACATTGGGCTAACGTCCGGGTTTGTGGTCGGGCTCTGGCTTGTGTTCTGTGCTCTACTGTTCAAAAGGGCGTGGCGACATGCCTATTTTCGCCTCTTCGACAAGCTATGTCACAAGGTGTACGTGTTTGTTATTGTTATTTGGGGCCGGATAAACACCAAGGCGACTGCAAGTTGA